The Gammaproteobacteria bacterium nucleotide sequence TCAACACTGTGAAACGCTCAATCTTGGTCGGCAGTGGAATCGGACCCTTAACTTGGGCACCGGTGCGTTTTGCCGTCTCAACGATTTCACGGGCTGATTGATCGATTAAACGATAATCAAAAGCCTTGAGACGAATGCGAATTCTTTGGTTTGCCATATTTTTTACTCAATTACCTTAGCGACGACACCTGCGCCGACGGTGCGACCGCCTTCACGGATGGCGAAGCGTAAGCCTTCTTCCATCGCGATCGGGTTGATCAGGGTCACGACCATGCCGACGTTGTCGCCGGGCATGACCATTTCGA carries:
- the rpsJ gene encoding 30S ribosomal protein S10; this translates as MANQRIRIRLKAFDYRLIDQSAREIVETAKRTGAQVKGPIPLPTKIERFTVLISPHVDKDARDQYEIRTHKRLMDIVDPTDKTVDALMKLDLAAGVDVQIKLT
- the tuf gene encoding elongation factor Tu (EF-Tu; promotes GTP-dependent binding of aminoacyl-tRNA to the A-site of ribosomes during protein biosynthesis; when the tRNA anticodon matches the mRNA codon, GTP hydrolysis results; the inactive EF-Tu-GDP leaves the ribosome and release of GDP is promoted by elongation factor Ts; many prokaryotes have two copies of the gene encoding EF-Tu), whose protein sequence is EMVMPGDNVGMVVTLINPIAMEEGLRFAIREGGRTVGAGVVAKVIE